One genomic window of Luteitalea pratensis includes the following:
- a CDS encoding TolB family protein produces MPQVVQPYHGVTAGTLVFQSDVAGRPKVFTLEIATGLVRQLTHGGEWRDESPRWSPDGQWIAFTSNRAHYGAQPETGTPDVDVYVMRTDGSAVRRITTDPGNDYDPSWSPDGQGLVFSSDRASRGDLYRVRIADGHTDRLTTNFVGRAIMPAVSPDGSKVAFAAQTLRLGAFWVFQLHVLDLASGRTEPLPASGGACWPSWSPDGRALYNVQLDREPSFIQRRDMTSGGVSLAHSNPSLWSYYPRVSPDGQWLVVSLSPEHHEGENWDLALVSTSDPGRRVPLTTGAGNDRLADWRPR; encoded by the coding sequence TTGCCCCAGGTCGTGCAGCCCTACCACGGCGTCACCGCCGGCACGCTCGTGTTCCAGTCCGACGTCGCCGGTCGACCGAAGGTTTTCACGCTCGAGATCGCAACCGGCCTGGTGCGGCAGCTGACGCATGGCGGGGAGTGGCGTGACGAGTCGCCACGGTGGTCGCCGGACGGGCAGTGGATCGCCTTCACCTCCAACCGCGCGCATTACGGCGCGCAACCCGAGACCGGCACACCGGATGTCGATGTCTACGTGATGCGCACCGACGGTTCGGCGGTCCGCCGGATCACGACCGATCCGGGCAACGACTACGACCCGAGTTGGTCGCCGGACGGACAGGGACTCGTGTTCTCGTCGGACCGTGCGTCGCGCGGCGACCTGTACCGTGTCCGCATCGCCGATGGGCACACCGATCGACTCACCACGAACTTCGTCGGCCGGGCCATCATGCCCGCCGTGTCGCCAGACGGGTCGAAGGTCGCCTTCGCCGCGCAGACGTTGCGGCTGGGCGCATTCTGGGTCTTCCAGCTCCACGTGCTCGACCTGGCTTCCGGACGCACGGAGCCGCTGCCCGCGAGCGGCGGCGCCTGCTGGCCCTCCTGGTCGCCGGACGGCCGAGCGCTGTACAACGTGCAACTGGACCGGGAGCCCTCGTTCATCCAGCGGCGCGACATGACGAGCGGCGGGGTCTCGCTGGCGCACTCCAATCCGTCGCTGTGGAGTTACTACCCGCGTGTCTCTCCGGACGGCCAGTGGCTGGTCGTGTCGCTCAGCCCGGAGCATCACGAAGGCGAGAACTGGGATCTGGCGCTGGTTTCGACCAGCGACCCGGGGCGCCGGGTCCCGCTCACCACCGGTGCGGGCAACGATCGTCTCGCCGACTGGCGGCCCCGGTAA
- a CDS encoding DinB family protein: MTLAELFLPEFDQEVAKTRTMLERVPEDRFDYAPHAKSMKLGRLASHLAEMPQWLTVTVTTEELEPTPDMKGFNASSRQDLLDELDSRTVAAREHLAKATDEALAITWTFKWQGKVIFALPRHVVIRSMVMSHMIHHRAQLGVYLRLLDIPIPGPYGPSADEM, encoded by the coding sequence ATGACGCTTGCGGAATTGTTCCTGCCCGAGTTCGACCAGGAAGTGGCCAAGACGCGGACGATGCTCGAGCGCGTGCCCGAAGATCGATTCGACTACGCGCCGCACGCGAAGTCGATGAAGCTCGGCCGCCTCGCCTCGCACCTGGCCGAGATGCCGCAGTGGCTCACGGTCACGGTCACCACAGAGGAACTCGAGCCAACCCCCGACATGAAGGGGTTCAACGCCTCATCACGTCAGGATTTGCTGGACGAACTCGACTCGCGAACGGTCGCGGCGCGTGAGCATCTCGCGAAGGCGACCGACGAGGCTCTCGCCATCACCTGGACCTTCAAATGGCAAGGGAAGGTCATCTTCGCACTGCCTCGCCACGTGGTGATTCGCAGCATGGTGATGAGTCACATGATCCATCACCGGGCGCAGCTGGGCGTCTATCTCCGCCTCCTCGATATCCCGATCCCTGGCCCCTACGGTCCATCCGCTGACGAAATGTAG
- a CDS encoding S8 family serine peptidase, with protein sequence MHRRLAQARMLAAVAALVVLALLRPAQPLLGQQAPTDSDRAAQFDAVRQKALQQAQVRVIVSLRLDVESPDSSLATPGGLQQRRDAVAAAQGLVIDALEGLLLTELRRFEFTPGMAMTIGVLAIDRLDALPNVIAIKEDAFVEPMLDVSVPLVQADRVVQLGTTGDNVAIAILDTGVDKTHPDLAGRVVSEACFSTTNNFIGASSMCPGAAASSTAVGSGEDCPSNVSGCDHGTHVASIAAAVAPQADIIAIQVFSRRDDGLQTPCADDNRTSPCVGSFESDTIAGLNRVVALSATRTIAAVNMSLGAAVFAGPCDASFTSMRDTVALLRALGIAVVAAAGNDGFRNLMSFPACLSNAISVGATNDVDQVATFSNISPLTTVLAPGRGIFAAVPQDSSSSTPTRLSKSGTSMAAPHVAGVFALLRQELKGVGAGSIVSELATRIRTTGPLITDQRPGGLVNSIRRVDALAALCGVVNCDADDFRTIFDVVEPTIGTIATTSDRDFYRYNGSAGDRITVRLNQRTGTLDPLLEVRDPSGVRIAVDDNGGDGNNAQVTGLSLPRTGPYLLVVRDAGNATRTGSYTLTVAREALATYPVPRITNLEPASISATVFGADFWLAVRGSGFTRETQAQWDAQNRAVYYSSPALVYIRVLARDVTFPAPRTPLIVVRNPSPGGGLSAVHLSITSPILGTFELLQPTVRHAPVGVSVTMEARWITPGGLSWRTMQHMDMKLANDAGDVAAWIRVVERPGTASVFRLINAAGAVVGEGLPGSGNTLEIPGMVSLDLAASTFAGSGDTAMMRPVVTFGPEAVGVYDVRFEVDNEAGAIQADDVLGLFRVLPVGCVEPVQDLTVTGPTHAPAGATVTLTASLSPVTTSSPVAYVWAPQPLAGQGTPAATYAWSAGGVQPVNVTVTNCGGFAAASTQVVVPASSLLAEGATGWFFDMDVLVANPHDEDVPYVLTYLTPSGRQVIRDLTIPARSRRTIRVNDERALAGESAVSTVVTVPSGLPLAVERTMFWDQATHYGGHGGSAVEAPANRWYFAEGSQGFFDTWVLLANPGDTPATMQVSFLREHEPAYTVALTIPAHARETIWAGSHAALVGRSFSIEVDADTPVMAERAMYWSSQGRYWNGGHDSAGVSALSTFWFLAEGATGDYFDMYVLLGNPGVDATTATVTYLLSDGTTVDRTYDVPARRRLTINVEDQDPRLRQAEVSVRVVSGEPIVVERAMYWPGNSSTWQDAHNSFGVTDTGLAWMLAEGRAGTSSNYETFVLIANPSSAQAAEVTLTFLGEIGPPVVRTATVLPNSRFTVWASAIPELANANFGVLVEATNSVPIVVERAMYWDAVGQHWAGGINTTGTRLR encoded by the coding sequence ATGCACCGTCGTCTTGCTCAGGCCCGCATGCTGGCCGCCGTCGCGGCGCTCGTCGTCCTGGCGCTCTTGCGGCCCGCGCAACCGCTCCTCGGCCAGCAGGCGCCCACCGACTCGGACAGGGCTGCCCAGTTCGACGCCGTACGCCAGAAGGCCCTGCAACAGGCACAGGTGCGGGTCATTGTCTCGCTGCGCCTCGACGTCGAATCACCTGACAGCAGCCTGGCTACCCCCGGCGGCCTGCAGCAGCGGCGTGACGCGGTCGCGGCGGCGCAGGGGCTTGTGATCGACGCGCTCGAGGGACTGCTGCTCACCGAACTCCGCCGCTTCGAATTCACCCCCGGCATGGCGATGACGATCGGGGTGCTGGCGATCGACCGCCTCGACGCGCTCCCCAACGTGATCGCGATCAAGGAAGACGCGTTCGTCGAGCCAATGCTCGACGTCAGCGTTCCGCTGGTGCAAGCCGATCGTGTCGTCCAGCTCGGCACGACGGGCGACAACGTCGCCATCGCGATCCTCGATACCGGCGTCGACAAGACACATCCCGATCTCGCCGGCCGCGTGGTCAGCGAAGCGTGCTTCTCGACCACCAACAACTTCATCGGCGCTTCCTCGATGTGCCCGGGAGCCGCCGCGTCGTCCACCGCCGTGGGGTCTGGCGAAGACTGTCCGTCGAACGTGTCGGGGTGCGATCATGGCACACATGTGGCCAGCATCGCCGCCGCCGTCGCGCCGCAGGCCGACATCATCGCCATCCAGGTGTTTTCCAGACGCGACGATGGATTGCAGACGCCGTGTGCCGATGACAATCGCACGAGCCCCTGCGTCGGCAGCTTCGAATCCGACACGATCGCCGGGCTCAACCGGGTCGTCGCGCTGAGCGCCACGCGGACGATCGCCGCGGTCAACATGAGCCTCGGCGCTGCTGTGTTCGCTGGCCCCTGCGACGCCAGTTTCACGAGCATGCGCGACACCGTCGCGCTGCTGCGGGCACTGGGGATCGCCGTGGTCGCCGCCGCAGGCAACGATGGTTTTCGCAACCTGATGTCCTTCCCCGCGTGCCTGTCCAACGCGATCAGCGTCGGTGCCACCAACGACGTCGACCAGGTTGCGACGTTCAGCAACATCTCCCCCTTGACCACGGTGCTTGCGCCGGGTCGCGGGATCTTTGCCGCGGTGCCACAGGACTCGTCGTCAAGCACGCCGACACGCCTGTCCAAGAGCGGCACCTCGATGGCAGCCCCGCATGTGGCTGGCGTGTTCGCCCTGCTCCGACAGGAGTTGAAAGGCGTCGGGGCAGGGTCGATCGTGAGCGAACTGGCGACCCGCATCCGCACCACCGGCCCCCTGATCACCGATCAGCGACCCGGTGGCCTGGTGAACTCGATTCGGCGTGTCGATGCGTTGGCCGCCCTGTGCGGCGTCGTGAACTGTGATGCGGATGACTTCCGCACCATCTTCGACGTCGTGGAGCCGACGATCGGCACGATCGCGACCACGAGCGACCGTGATTTCTACAGGTACAACGGGTCGGCGGGCGATCGCATCACGGTGCGCCTGAATCAGCGCACAGGGACGCTCGACCCCCTGCTGGAGGTGCGCGATCCGAGCGGCGTGCGCATCGCCGTCGACGACAACGGCGGCGATGGCAACAACGCGCAGGTCACCGGTCTCAGCTTGCCGCGCACCGGCCCCTACCTGCTTGTCGTACGCGACGCGGGCAACGCGACGCGCACCGGTTCGTACACGCTCACGGTCGCACGCGAGGCCCTCGCGACCTATCCCGTGCCACGGATCACGAATCTCGAGCCAGCGTCGATCTCAGCGACGGTGTTCGGTGCCGACTTCTGGCTGGCCGTGCGCGGATCCGGCTTCACACGCGAGACGCAGGCCCAATGGGATGCCCAGAATCGCGCGGTGTACTACTCGAGCCCGGCCCTGGTCTACATCCGCGTGCTGGCCCGGGACGTGACCTTCCCGGCCCCGCGCACGCCCTTGATCGTGGTACGCAATCCATCGCCGGGAGGAGGGCTGAGTGCGGTGCACTTGTCGATCACGTCGCCGATCCTCGGAACCTTCGAGTTGCTCCAGCCGACCGTCCGTCACGCGCCGGTGGGCGTGTCGGTCACGATGGAAGCCCGGTGGATAACGCCAGGCGGGCTGTCCTGGCGCACCATGCAGCACATGGACATGAAGCTCGCGAACGACGCCGGCGACGTGGCGGCATGGATTCGCGTGGTCGAGCGGCCCGGCACCGCGAGCGTGTTCCGCCTGATCAACGCGGCCGGCGCGGTCGTCGGCGAAGGGCTTCCAGGTTCGGGCAACACGCTGGAAATCCCTGGTATGGTCTCGCTCGACCTGGCCGCCAGCACGTTTGCCGGATCCGGAGACACGGCGATGATGCGGCCGGTAGTGACGTTCGGGCCTGAGGCCGTCGGCGTCTACGACGTGCGTTTCGAAGTCGACAACGAGGCAGGGGCGATCCAGGCCGATGACGTACTGGGGCTCTTCCGTGTGCTGCCGGTGGGGTGCGTGGAGCCGGTTCAGGACCTGACCGTCACGGGACCCACCCACGCGCCTGCCGGGGCGACCGTGACCTTGACGGCATCACTCTCACCCGTAACCACATCCTCACCTGTCGCCTACGTGTGGGCACCGCAGCCGCTCGCTGGCCAGGGCACGCCGGCAGCGACGTACGCCTGGTCGGCTGGAGGCGTCCAGCCCGTAAACGTGACCGTGACCAACTGCGGCGGGTTCGCGGCCGCGAGCACGCAGGTCGTCGTGCCGGCGTCGAGCCTGTTGGCGGAAGGCGCCACCGGCTGGTTCTTCGATATGGACGTCCTCGTGGCCAACCCGCACGACGAGGACGTGCCCTATGTGCTCACGTATCTGACGCCGTCTGGCCGGCAGGTGATCCGCGACCTCACCATCCCCGCCCGGTCGCGACGCACCATTCGCGTCAACGACGAACGGGCGCTCGCCGGCGAGAGTGCCGTGTCGACGGTCGTCACCGTGCCCTCGGGGCTGCCGCTGGCGGTAGAGCGGACGATGTTCTGGGACCAGGCCACGCATTACGGCGGCCATGGTGGGTCGGCCGTGGAGGCCCCGGCCAACCGGTGGTACTTCGCCGAGGGATCACAGGGGTTCTTCGACACGTGGGTGCTGCTCGCGAATCCGGGGGACACTCCCGCGACGATGCAGGTCAGCTTCCTGCGGGAACACGAGCCGGCCTACACGGTTGCCCTCACCATTCCGGCGCACGCGCGCGAGACGATCTGGGCCGGTTCCCATGCGGCGCTCGTCGGTCGCTCGTTCTCCATCGAGGTCGACGCGGATACGCCCGTGATGGCCGAGCGCGCGATGTACTGGAGCAGCCAGGGCCGGTACTGGAACGGCGGCCACGATTCGGCGGGCGTCTCTGCGCTCTCCACCTTCTGGTTCCTTGCCGAAGGTGCGACCGGCGACTACTTCGACATGTACGTGCTCCTCGGCAACCCGGGCGTGGATGCGACGACGGCGACGGTGACCTACCTGCTTTCCGACGGGACGACCGTCGATCGCACCTACGATGTGCCGGCGCGTCGTCGACTGACGATCAACGTCGAGGACCAGGACCCGCGCCTTCGTCAGGCGGAAGTGTCCGTGCGCGTCGTCTCCGGCGAGCCGATCGTGGTCGAGCGCGCCATGTACTGGCCAGGCAACTCGAGCACGTGGCAGGACGCGCACAACAGCTTTGGCGTGACTGACACCGGGCTGGCATGGATGCTCGCCGAAGGCCGGGCCGGGACCTCGAGCAATTACGAGACGTTCGTGCTGATCGCCAACCCGAGTTCGGCCCAAGCCGCCGAGGTCACGCTGACGTTCCTCGGTGAGATCGGGCCACCGGTCGTCCGGACGGCGACCGTGCTGCCCAACTCACGATTCACGGTATGGGCGAGTGCGATTCCCGAGTTGGCCAATGCCAATTTCGGTGTTCTCGTCGAGGCCACCAACTCTGTGCCGATCGTGGTCGAGCGCGCGATGTACTGGGATGCCGTGGGCCAGCACTGGGCCGGCGGCATCAATACGACCGGCACCCGGCTGCGCTGA
- a CDS encoding alpha/beta hydrolase family protein has product MAGAPTIFRICVAVLAAGSASLFALQSSPTVSAERVAFDAWVDGQAKSALDTRRARVAALKTRENIEARQQEVRAGIADMLGVLPGSNGPLDAIVTRTTPRDGYRIEHLVFQSLPGFKVTALVYVPDGPGPFPAVLGTAGHANEGKASPTYQNVWVSLARRGFVVLAYDPFGQGERVEYLDPVKGGSRVGIGTREHSMTGQQLLLSGRTLGAYMVQDMRRALDYLESRTDVDRTRLAVAGNSGGGTQAALLGAVEPRLAAVVISCYMTSWADMWNVPGPQDAEQILPGFVGRGFDFADFAVAAAPRGVLVSSAIKDFFPIAGSRAASEELAPVFAALEAPDRLARVENDATHGWSQPLREGAYRALGTWLGRPGLHPTELPVVAEADAALRVTPTGQLATSLGTRTVRAINADHARALASSRAPVTEAKLRVLAGLSTAATEPRVVLRAGNPWSPAGERLLLEVEPGVRVQARLRRPASAAVSFTLLADERGATSRTELIERLVSEGQTLLAIDVRGTGDLAPAAGVSGYSGAYQFAARAWLLGTSVVAWQTHDLLHGLAVLRVEAGAAAARGPSVRAQGQTVPAALLAAQFDRPAALTLEDGLVSYLDFASADTHDGLTLAVLPGVLQTTDLPELMARVAPVPVRLLSPRTAAGAAITATTLPAHLGTPVPANVTITH; this is encoded by the coding sequence ATGGCAGGCGCGCCCACCATCTTCCGCATCTGCGTTGCGGTGCTCGCCGCCGGCAGCGCTTCCCTGTTCGCGCTCCAGTCCTCACCTACGGTCTCGGCCGAGCGCGTCGCCTTCGATGCGTGGGTCGATGGGCAGGCAAAGAGCGCGCTCGACACTCGTCGTGCGCGGGTCGCGGCCCTGAAGACTCGCGAGAACATCGAGGCGCGCCAACAGGAGGTTCGCGCCGGGATCGCCGACATGCTCGGCGTGCTGCCCGGCTCGAACGGGCCCCTCGACGCCATCGTCACTCGCACGACGCCGCGTGACGGCTATCGCATCGAGCACCTGGTGTTCCAGAGCCTTCCCGGATTCAAGGTCACGGCACTCGTCTACGTACCGGACGGTCCGGGGCCATTCCCGGCCGTGCTCGGGACTGCCGGGCACGCCAACGAGGGCAAGGCGTCTCCCACGTACCAGAACGTCTGGGTGTCGCTGGCGCGGCGCGGGTTCGTCGTGCTCGCGTACGACCCGTTCGGCCAGGGCGAGCGCGTCGAGTACCTCGACCCGGTGAAGGGCGGCTCGCGTGTCGGCATCGGGACGCGTGAGCATTCGATGACGGGTCAACAGCTGCTGCTGTCGGGGCGGACGCTGGGCGCCTATATGGTGCAGGACATGCGTCGTGCGCTCGACTACCTGGAGAGTCGCACTGACGTGGATCGGACCCGGCTGGCGGTGGCCGGCAACTCGGGCGGCGGCACGCAGGCAGCATTGCTGGGCGCCGTCGAGCCCAGGCTCGCCGCTGTCGTGATCTCCTGTTACATGACGTCGTGGGCCGACATGTGGAACGTGCCCGGTCCACAGGATGCCGAGCAGATCCTGCCGGGCTTCGTCGGCCGCGGCTTCGACTTCGCGGACTTCGCAGTGGCCGCGGCGCCGAGGGGCGTCCTGGTGAGTAGCGCCATCAAGGACTTCTTCCCCATTGCCGGATCGCGCGCCGCCTCAGAGGAACTGGCGCCGGTGTTTGCCGCCCTCGAGGCGCCGGATCGGTTGGCGCGCGTGGAGAACGACGCGACGCATGGCTGGTCGCAGCCGCTGCGCGAAGGCGCGTATCGCGCACTCGGCACCTGGCTGGGCCGGCCCGGTCTCCACCCGACAGAACTGCCCGTGGTCGCCGAAGCGGACGCGGCATTGCGAGTCACGCCCACAGGTCAGCTGGCGACGTCCCTTGGCACACGGACGGTGCGTGCCATCAACGCCGACCATGCGCGTGCGCTGGCGTCGAGTCGTGCGCCGGTCACCGAGGCGAAGCTACGCGTCCTGGCAGGGCTATCGACTGCCGCGACGGAGCCACGCGTCGTCCTGCGTGCAGGCAATCCGTGGAGTCCGGCCGGCGAGCGACTGCTGCTCGAGGTCGAACCCGGCGTGCGGGTCCAGGCCCGGCTCCGTCGCCCGGCGAGTGCCGCCGTGTCGTTCACGCTCCTGGCCGACGAACGAGGCGCCACCTCCCGTACCGAATTGATCGAGCGCCTGGTCAGCGAGGGCCAGACGCTGCTCGCCATCGACGTGCGAGGTACGGGCGACCTCGCACCGGCGGCAGGCGTGAGCGGGTACTCGGGCGCCTACCAGTTCGCCGCTCGTGCCTGGCTACTCGGCACCAGCGTCGTCGCCTGGCAGACGCACGATCTGCTGCACGGTCTGGCGGTGCTCCGCGTCGAGGCCGGTGCAGCGGCGGCCCGTGGCCCGTCGGTGCGGGCGCAAGGCCAGACGGTCCCGGCCGCGCTGCTTGCCGCACAATTCGATCGGCCTGCCGCCCTCACGCTCGAGGATGGCCTGGTCAGCTACCTGGATTTCGCATCCGCCGACACGCACGACGGGCTCACCCTCGCGGTTCTGCCCGGCGTCCTGCAGACAACGGACCTGCCGGAACTGATGGCGCGCGTCGCGCCCGTGCCCGTGCGACTGCTCAGCCCGCGCACGGCTGCTGGCGCCGCGATCACCGCCACGACCCTGCCGGCGCACCTCGGGACCCCAGTACCTGCCAACGTGACGATCACGCATTGA
- a CDS encoding FkbM family methyltransferase, which yields MTMPFRRVRIPVAIVGVIALSSGIAIAGHGDKYGSFWTDARAALEWNNPLCTHMAALRGMIKARAVKRRTDEIKAASHLVRENAEGLFLYATPFGQFWMPQADDLWSLAVVLAEQDQEMYGSAGGLGIHNGDVVIDAGAHVGLFTRTALAAGASKVITFEVTPKSNLALRLNFAREIAEGRVIVVEKGVWFEESILPLVIVDGCSVCNSVSHPWMRATMNVPLTTIDNAVAELKLDRVDFIKLDIENAEANALRGARRTLVAYHPRVAVALENSKTRIAYGHEVLGVMQEAYAGYRYVCGACTNPESSARILPEVLHFYAD from the coding sequence ATGACGATGCCTTTCAGGCGTGTTCGCATCCCCGTTGCGATCGTTGGGGTGATCGCGCTGTCGTCCGGGATTGCCATCGCCGGCCACGGCGACAAGTACGGCTCTTTCTGGACGGACGCAAGGGCTGCGTTGGAATGGAACAATCCGCTTTGTACGCACATGGCCGCGCTGCGTGGAATGATCAAGGCCAGGGCAGTGAAGCGCCGAACCGACGAGATCAAAGCGGCAAGCCATCTGGTTCGCGAGAATGCCGAAGGGCTGTTTCTCTATGCGACCCCGTTTGGTCAATTCTGGATGCCACAAGCCGATGACCTGTGGAGCCTCGCCGTCGTGCTCGCCGAGCAGGATCAGGAAATGTACGGCTCCGCTGGAGGCTTGGGCATACACAACGGAGACGTGGTGATCGACGCAGGTGCGCACGTCGGCCTCTTCACGCGCACTGCTCTCGCTGCCGGCGCCAGCAAGGTCATCACGTTTGAGGTCACGCCGAAGTCGAACCTTGCACTTCGACTCAACTTCGCGCGTGAGATCGCCGAGGGCCGCGTCATCGTCGTGGAAAAAGGCGTCTGGTTCGAGGAATCGATATTGCCGCTCGTCATCGTCGATGGCTGCTCGGTATGCAACAGCGTGTCCCATCCGTGGATGCGCGCGACGATGAACGTACCGCTAACGACGATCGATAACGCTGTGGCGGAATTGAAGCTCGACCGCGTGGACTTCATCAAGCTCGATATCGAAAATGCGGAGGCCAACGCGCTCCGCGGCGCAAGAAGGACGCTCGTCGCGTATCACCCTCGCGTCGCGGTCGCGCTCGAAAACTCGAAGACACGAATCGCGTATGGTCATGAGGTGCTTGGTGTGATGCAGGAGGCCTACGCCGGCTATCGGTACGTCTGCGGCGCCTGCACGAACCCCGAGTCGAGCGCGCGCATCCTCCCGGAGGTTCTGCACTTCTACGCTGACTAG
- a CDS encoding radical SAM protein translates to MAQVYAAKYLAKAALSAPRDFVNSYVGRVTPLYPTVLIFHVTFVCDARCNMCSNWTRGNRKEDMSLEQIEQVFSSPLWKRIENASISGGEPTTRNDLVDIVRVMIDKLPKLRKLTLNTTGLTPHRGIPMLTKIVQMCHERGVIFSTRVSVDGVGDMHNEVRRVKRGFDKAEQTIAAMKELQKSYPFNFGISTTIFSMNLNDAENILAWARREKLDIVFNMVRFTEAMLGNADLAKDIKPVNAEEQRMREFFLERVRHDPLLDGQNYIYMHYADMIGNGYHRMAPCPFQTQGVMLNPDGGMFFCENSDVVGNAVTEDPAAVYFKQASQEHRNYIRDEKCPTCLSPCQMNVAAIKQVVPYAKFLVRASAEKRRAARRPIIAAAL, encoded by the coding sequence ATGGCGCAAGTATACGCGGCCAAGTACCTCGCAAAAGCTGCTCTCAGTGCCCCCCGCGATTTCGTCAACAGCTACGTTGGCCGGGTCACCCCGCTCTATCCGACGGTCCTGATCTTCCATGTGACGTTCGTCTGCGATGCCCGCTGCAATATGTGCAGCAACTGGACGCGCGGCAACCGCAAGGAGGACATGAGTCTCGAGCAGATCGAGCAGGTCTTCAGCTCGCCGCTGTGGAAGCGCATCGAGAACGCCAGCATCTCCGGGGGAGAGCCGACGACCCGAAACGACCTCGTCGACATCGTCCGGGTGATGATCGACAAGCTGCCGAAACTACGCAAGCTGACGCTGAACACCACCGGCCTGACGCCGCATCGGGGCATCCCGATGCTGACCAAGATTGTCCAGATGTGCCACGAGCGTGGGGTGATCTTCAGCACCCGCGTGTCGGTGGACGGCGTCGGCGACATGCACAACGAGGTGCGCCGGGTGAAGCGCGGGTTCGACAAGGCCGAGCAGACCATCGCGGCCATGAAGGAACTGCAGAAGAGCTACCCCTTCAACTTCGGCATCTCGACGACCATCTTCTCGATGAACCTGAACGACGCCGAGAACATCCTGGCCTGGGCGCGCCGGGAGAAGCTCGACATCGTGTTCAACATGGTCCGGTTCACCGAAGCCATGCTGGGCAACGCGGATCTTGCCAAGGACATCAAGCCGGTCAACGCCGAAGAACAGCGGATGCGCGAGTTCTTCCTCGAGCGGGTGCGCCACGATCCGCTGCTGGACGGTCAGAACTACATCTACATGCATTACGCCGACATGATCGGCAACGGCTATCACCGGATGGCGCCCTGCCCGTTCCAGACCCAGGGCGTGATGCTCAATCCCGATGGCGGCATGTTCTTCTGCGAGAACAGCGACGTCGTCGGCAATGCCGTGACCGAGGACCCGGCCGCGGTCTACTTCAAGCAGGCCTCTCAGGAGCACCGGAACTACATCCGCGACGAGAAGTGCCCGACCTGCCTGAGCCCCTGCCAGATGAACGTGGCAGCCATCAAGCAAGTGGTGCCCTACGCGAAGTTCCTCGTGCGCGCCAGTGCCGAGAAGCGCCGGGCTGCCCGGCGGCCGATCATCGCGGCCGCGCTGTAG
- a CDS encoding lysylphosphatidylglycerol synthase transmembrane domain-containing protein translates to MTRWLRSVWVRAGITVFILAYLWRQVDTGAALRAMVQANPLALVVVAVLVLLDRVVMIWRWVLLLRASGTAVGTMTAARIFLVSSFVGSFLPAGVGGDAARAYALGQRTAQRGAAVASVAIDRILGVIAIALMGGIGIAAYARSHPDPKVQLVAVSSAAAVLVGSVAAVWADRWIRWLPSSWHAWAGVRLPLRIADAMAGYRQQPGTLVVVFGLSVLVQLLRILQAFGLGLGLGLTVPFAYYLVFMPIGLLMLLLPISISGFGLPQGVMVWLLRPLGVPDELSLALSTLIVLSGLFGNLPGAWLYLRERHP, encoded by the coding sequence ATGACGCGCTGGCTCCGCTCGGTCTGGGTGCGGGCGGGCATCACGGTATTCATCCTCGCGTATCTCTGGCGGCAGGTCGACACCGGCGCCGCGCTGCGCGCGATGGTGCAGGCCAACCCGTTGGCCCTGGTCGTCGTCGCGGTCCTCGTCCTGCTCGATCGCGTCGTGATGATCTGGCGTTGGGTGCTCCTGCTGCGTGCCAGTGGCACCGCTGTCGGGACGATGACGGCCGCCAGGATCTTTCTCGTCAGTTCATTTGTCGGCAGCTTCCTGCCGGCCGGCGTCGGTGGCGATGCGGCCCGCGCCTATGCGCTCGGGCAGCGGACCGCCCAGCGCGGCGCGGCGGTCGCGTCGGTGGCCATCGACCGGATCCTGGGCGTCATTGCGATTGCCCTGATGGGTGGGATCGGCATCGCCGCCTACGCGCGCAGCCATCCCGATCCCAAGGTGCAATTGGTGGCGGTCTCGAGTGCGGCGGCCGTTCTGGTCGGGTCGGTCGCGGCCGTGTGGGCGGACCGGTGGATCCGGTGGCTGCCCTCGTCCTGGCACGCCTGGGCCGGGGTGCGGCTGCCGCTGCGCATCGCGGACGCGATGGCCGGGTACCGTCAGCAGCCGGGCACGCTGGTCGTGGTGTTCGGCCTCTCCGTGCTCGTCCAGTTGCTCCGGATCCTGCAGGCGTTCGGTCTGGGCCTCGGGCTCGGGTTGACGGTCCCGTTTGCGTATTACCTCGTCTTCATGCCGATCGGCTTGTTGATGCTCCTGTTGCCGATCTCGATCAGCGGCTTCGGACTGCCCCAGGGCGTGATGGTGTGGCTGCTCCGCCCGCTCGGCGTGCCGGACGAATTGTCGCTGGCCCTGTCGACGCTGATCGTCCTGTCCGGACTGTTCGGCAACCTTCCGGGAGCCTGGCTGTACCTGCGCGAGCGGCATCCTTGA